GAATAAGGTCTCTAAGGAATCCGGTTTAAAAAGAGGAGTATTCAATTTCTGTTTGAAGATCGGAAATCTTTGGGCTGTTCAAAAAGGAGTTCTATTCGGTTACGATTTCAGGATAGAAAAGCCTAATTTTATTGTTTGGACCTTTTCCAAATTATCCTCTTTGCTTTTTCTGATCCTATTATCTCCTCTCAAGTTACTTGCACTTTTGGTATTTAAACCGATCCACAGTGCTCTTGGTGGGAAGTTAAGAGTTTCCGTTTCTGCGGGAAGTGCACTTCCTTCCGTAGTGGATAAATTTTTATCTTCTATAGGATTAATCGTTTTGGAAGGATATGGGATGACTGAAACTTCCGCAGTACTTTCCATTCGTAAACCTAAACAACCTTCTCCTGGAACTGTGGGAACTCCAATACAAGGGTATGAATGTATTCTAAAGGACGAACACGGTAAGTTGGTCCCCCAAGGTGGAAAAGGAAGCCTTTGGGTAAAATCCAAACAGGTTCTTATGGGATATTATAAACGCCCTGAGTTGAATGATGTTGTTTTTGATAAAAACGGTTTCTTTGATACAGGAGACATCATGCGTTTCAATTATAGAGGCGAATTGGTATTTGCGGGAAGAGCAAAAGATACTATAGTGCTTGCTGGAGGAGAAAATGTGGAGCCTGTTCCTATCGAGGATCAGCTTTTAAATTCTCCTTATGTGAACCAAGTGATGGTAACAGGTCATGAGGCAAAACATTTGGTGGTTCTAATCGTTCCGGATTTCGAAAGATTGAAGGCTGAGTTTTCCGATCTGCCGGATGATGCGAATGTTTGGAATTCTCATCCTAAAATTAGAGAGATCTTTAAGAAGGAAGTTTCGGATAGAATATCCCGTAAAACAGGATTCAAATCTTTCGAATTGATCCCTCAAAATGCGTTCTATGTCATCCCAAGACCTTTTGACCCGGACAAGGAAATGACCAGAACCTTAAAAATAAAAAGAAACGAAATATTAGAAAGTTTTAAAAAAGAAGTTTCCGATCTAACCAAAAATTAGAACGGGATTGGGAGAAAAATTATGTTTTTGAATCCGTATTTAACGTCCTCCGATCTGGAGTTTTACGAAACCGTAAAGGACTTTGCCAAAGAAAGAGTATTACCTTCTGTAGAAGATCGAGACGAACACGGCGTATGGGGGGACGATATCTGGAAGGAAATGGGTAATATGGGCTTACTCGGTATTCCTGTTCCGGAAGAATTCGGCGGCCAAGGTGGAACCTGCCTCCAATGTTGTATTGCTCAAGAAGCGTTTAACGCAGGTTCTCTCGACGGAGGATTCGGACTTTCTTGGGGAGCTCATATGATCATTGGGACACTTCCTATTCTTTTCCAAGGAACAGAAGCCCAAAAGAAAAAATACCTTCCTAAACTTGCATCAGGAGAATGGATAGCCGGTCTTGCATTAACTGAGCCTGATTCAGGTTCAGATGCAGCTGCAATGAACACATTCGCAACCAAAGTAGATGGCGGTTTCATTCTAAATGGAAGCAAACTGTTTATCACCAATGGACCTAACGGACAAGTATTCATCGTAATGGCTAGAACGACCAAATCTAGAGGACCAATGGGAGTTTCCGCATTCATAGTGGAATCTCATATGAAAGGTTTTCATGTAAGTAAGGTTCTTAAGAAGTTAGGACACAACACTTCCATGACTGCAGAACTTTCTTTCCAAGATATGTTTGTGCCTGATGAAAATCTTTTAGGCCCGCTAAACTCAGGCTTCGTTCGAATCGGAAAAGGAACCTTGGAATGGGAAAGAACAGTTCTTGTTGCTGCGGTTCCAGGTGGAATGGAATTCGGATTAGAACTTTGTTTGGATTACGCTTGGAAGCGTCACCAATTCGGAAAACCGATCTTATCCTTCTTCGGAGTACAGGAGAAGATTGCACGTAACTGGGCATATCTATGTGCTTCCAGAAGATTGATCTATTTCGTGGCAAATAAGAAGGACCAAGATCCAACTGCGAGTCTTCCATTCGAAAGCTCCGCATTAAAAGTTTTTGTTACGGAAACTGCAGAGGAGCTAGCAAGCGATGCAGTTCAGATCCATGGCGGAATGGGTTATATGAGAGAATGTCATGTAAGCCGCCAATATAGAGACGTAAGACTTGGCACAATCGGTGGGGGAACCACTGAAGTTCAAAAAAGTATTATATCTTCTACCTACAAAGGTTTTGAAAAGTTGATGGGAGTTTTAGAACAATCTCAGCCGGAAGAGATCAGAGTTAAGGCTGAGAAAATTTTAGCAAACACTCCTGAAGAAAAAGTTCTTACTGCGGCAAAAGAACTCTTAAAAGCAGCGGGAGAACATTCTGACAGAAAGAAAAAACAAGCATTAGAATTCGGATTTGCTGATCTTGCAGTATTCGTCACCACAGTTCAATTAGGATTCTGGGACACAGCAAATTCAACTTCCGAATATAAATCGGAAGATAGACAAAGAGATCTAAAAATACTTACCTTCTATGCTGGATGTAGATTTTTCAAAAGTGTACATTTCTTAAAAGAACTGGATGCAGAAAAAACTAAAAACCTGATGAGACTTTTCTCCGAACTTCCTTCTGTGGAAAAAGAAGTGGCTGATTGCGTAGAGTTCCTGAAAAACGGGGTCTTAGGCGCGCAACTAGCTTAATCCACAAAAAAGAATAAGGAAACAGGAATGTACGAAAGAGGCAAGACTTACGACGAAATACAAATAGGAGATAAGGGAAGTTTCACAAAAACGATTACTGAAACAGATATCTATCTGTTCGCAGGGATCAGCGGAGATTTTAATCCTCTGCATGTGGACGAAGAATATGCAAAGACCACCGCGTTTGGGACAAGGATCGCTCACGGTGGACTTGCAGCTTCTTTACTAGCTCCTGTACTCGGGATGAAACTTCCCGGGTTAGGCACAGTCGCATTAGAAACATTAACAAAGTTCCGCAAACCTGTGTATCCTGGAGATACGATTACTTGTACAGTCACGGTGAAAGAAAAAATCCCAAGACTGAAAGCTGTCTCCATGAACATAGAGTGGACCAATCAAAAAAAAGAAACAATCGGCAAGGGAGAATGTAAAGTTCTGCCTCCTTCTGCCCAAGCTTAGGATTTTCAGGAGTTATAAATGAGTTTTCCCGTTCTATTAGGAGTCGCTGACAGTACGACCAAAGATTTTTTGGAAGATGAATACAAATCGTGGAGCGGGTCTCAAAAAGTTTTTCAACATTATAGAAAATCCATAAACACACTTTTGGATTTTCTTGGAATGAAGAATGAAACACTATCTTCTGAGATCACCGACTTCGTGAGTATAGAAGCAGCTTCTTTGGGAAAGGGTGGTTATGGACATACGGTTCGTATCGCTAACGAGCTCGGATACACCGGAATGAAAGCCCATGTGATAGACTTGGGAGGCGCGAGTGTTACCGGAGCCATCGGACAAGCGAGGACCATCTTAGTAGATAATCCGGATGCAGTTGTACTTGTAGCTGCTGCAGATATTCCTAAATCGGCATTCCGTCAAGTTTCCGATCTAAAGATGGTAAACGAAACAGTATGTCATCCTGAATTCGAATTAGATAATGGTGCCACCCTAATCGCAATGTACGGACTCATGATGAAAAGAATGATGTTCGAAGATGGGATCAGCTTAGATGATCTAAAAGAGATCACTCAAAAATTCAGATCCAATGCGATCGGAAACCCAAGAGCCTTCTATTATGGACAAGAGATCACTGAAAAACAAATGTCTCGTCCTATCTCCGATCCATATCCAACTCCAATGATCGCAATCGTAACAGATCATGGATTTGCTACAATCTTAGTTTCCGAAAAAAAAGCAGAGGAATGGAAATCAAAAGGTCTGATCCGAAAAGATCTAAAACCTTTACATCTTGTGGGAGCTTCTCACGCAGCCCATAGCGAATATTTCATTTTAAAAGGTGGATTTGATTCTCCTTCTGGAAATTCTGCTGAAAGACTTTTTGCCCAATCAGGTTATCAAAGAGAAGAAGTGGACTACGCTTGGATCTATGATTGTTTTCCTGGACAAGTGATCCAACAGTCCGCTCAATATTTTAAATTGGGTAAAAAGGAAGTCGTGAATGCTCTCAAAACTTCTTCATTAAAACTTTCTAATGGAAAGCAAATCCCTATCAATCAGATGGGCGGTATTCTAAATTACCAAGCAGCTATGTCTATTTCTGCGGCCACAGGGCTAGTAGATATCGCTGTCCAATACGGTCTATATGCACAGTCTGCAGATATAGGAAAAGTTCAGGCATATTCTCCGAGTTTAGCTCTTTTGGGAGGGAATGGTGGAATAGATAGTATCAATTCTATTGCGTTATTCTCATCGGAACGTCCTTCAAGCGATAGAAAGTCCAGGTCTCCGGTAATTTCTCCTCTTACTTTAAACAAACCAGGTGCAGATATTGGTGAAGAAGGTGTCGTTTGGTCTTCTACAACAGTTAACATGAATCCAGGATTCTCTTGGAAGCCTCCTTATTCTTTAGCTCTGATCAAGTTGGCAGAAAATCGTTTCGTTCTTGCAAACATCCACGAGAAGGATGGGACGATGCGCAAGTCTGGGGACGAATTGCAATACGACAGAACTCGGGTAAAGATCGAAAAAGAAGGCCGAAGATGGAAGGCCGTACTTTTATAAACCGATCGTTCGTCTTGCAAAACTAAATAGATTTTTTCTAATATTCTTCGCAGAAATCTAAAAAAAAATTGATTAGAATTGTTTTAAGAAGAAATACTTTTGCTTTGTTTTTGGAAAAAAATTTCCGAACTTGAAGTACGCTCTAAATCCTTTCCGTCAGATTTTTTCTCGGAAAGGAAAAGCGTTATCGGATTTGAATGATCTGAAAACAAGGCAGTCAAAATTTCAGTCTAATACATGAGTATGGCTAGCCCCGGATAAAACCGGATATCTGAAAAGAAAATGCGAGAACCCTTTCCGTGATTTGATCTTTGTAAAGGGGACGATATTCTTGTTTATCACTGCGGAGAACATTCGAACTGGAGAAGTCAGGACCTTTCTTGGAAAAGAAAGGATTTTAGTGCCTGATTCCAAACATACTGAGTTAGCACCTTCCCTTTCAGCACATTGGGAAACGGTAGAAGAATGTTTAGACTTACGTAAATATTCCAAATTTTTCTATGTCTCCGAAACGGAAGGCAGATGGCAAAGGGGAGAAGAAGTTTTAATCTCCACCGAAAGACCTATTTCAGACAGACCAGGAAGTAAAAGCCTCTCAATGGATCACGTAGATAGCTACAGAGTACTAGGAATTTTTTTAGAAAAGGAATAAAATCCGAGTAGAATACGAATTGGGAGAAGATAAGGTACGGACCCGACGCGATTCACTAACAATGGTCCAAAAAAAGAAAAAGAAACCATCACCTAAAAAGAAGGTAGTTAAACGGGCAAAATCCTCTTCTACCGGGACAAAAAGCGTACGTATCCCAAGAGATAACGACGTTAAGATGAGCGAAATGGTGGATTTGGCCGCCGAGATATTCGTTCAGACATTAGAGATCTCAGCTAAAATTCCGGACAAGCTCAGATCCAGACTGATCAAAAAACTCAAGGATGCTGCAAAAGAAGCGTTATCCTGAACAGATTCTACCCTGCCTCCAGGGATAGATTTTCAATTTTTCAGAAATTTTTTTCCAAAAACCTCGCTCAAACGAGGTGGGATTCCGTATTTATGTCCGTCGAAATTATTATGGAAACGATGTTTTTAGCAACAGCCCTTTTCTTGATTCTTTTCGAACAATATAAGGAAAGAAAGACCCGAGAGAAGGTATTTGTAGAACCTTTACGTAACTTCCTTCACCGTTAACCTACGGTCCAAGCGCCGGGCGAAAGGATGCCCCGGCCTTCGTTTTTCTCGCCTCGTTAATGTTGGAACCGACTTGAATCCTTCCGGATACCAGGGATAATGGCCTTGGGCGGATTTCAACTTCTATGAAGAACAAATTACTCACACCTATCAAAGCGATAGATACCTTCGTTAAATGCAAAAAAGAAGGGGAGCGTATTCCCATTCTGGTTTGGGACAGTTTAAGGACCTACCAAAGATGGAATCAGGTGGAGTTAACAGGACTTCTAAACGCTAGCGCCTATTTTCCTGATATTCTTTTTGAAAAAGATATGGAGAAGAAGATCCAGCAACGTCTGGACGAATTTAATTCCAGGATCGTGGACATTCCTATTAAATGAATCAAACTGCTGAACCTAATATTTTATACCAAGAAGCAAATCCTTACGGATCCTTAACCGCGTATTTAGAAGACGACGGAAGAACCGTTTATCTTTATCTACAAGCGGAAGAAAGCCCCGACTTTGCGATCAAATCCGTTTGGGTATGTAATCGAATCGATGCGCCTAAAACAAGAACAGATCAAGATCTAAGATCAGGCCTTGCACCATTCTTAACAGAAGAAGAAGTTGCTGATCCAAAAGGCCAACCTGAGTTCGATCCCAAAGAGATCCATTTCATTTGGTCAGAAGAAGGAAACGGAGTCTCTTTATTCTATAAAGAAGAACTGATCGCATATCTTCCTCCTTGGTCAGGTATCAAAGGATTTCATGGATATTCTAAATTTGCGAAAATGGATACAATCACTGCATATCCATTAGGTAACACGGAATTCGGAGTGATTCCTGATCGTATCAACCAAGACAGAAATTTTTGGGAATATAGATCTACTAAAGGGGTTTGGAAGAATATACAAGAATCCAGACTTGCTTATCTAGA
This window of the Leptospira andrefontaineae genome carries:
- a CDS encoding AMP-dependent synthetase/ligase — encoded protein: METDQKYFYDMLEKTASKFPNKESFSRRTKDGIKGRTFSEMKSLTDSLIAGLIEEGVQKDDKILYLCDSSQNWIIGDIAIISAGAVSVPRGTDVVDEDILYIVNHSESKYAIVQKEKDKQRLVNLGSKLPSLKKVFVIEDDIGDLKSGADTIQGLIEKGKSNLSKDPDIVRKRLKEKSPNELATLIYTSGTTGAPKGVMLTQTGWISAVEKVIGFVQLTSADSGVSLLPPWHAFERAIEYCILELGAGFLVSNISNLKEDLKEFQPTLFPSVPRIWESLYNGIMNKVSKESGLKRGVFNFCLKIGNLWAVQKGVLFGYDFRIEKPNFIVWTFSKLSSLLFLILLSPLKLLALLVFKPIHSALGGKLRVSVSAGSALPSVVDKFLSSIGLIVLEGYGMTETSAVLSIRKPKQPSPGTVGTPIQGYECILKDEHGKLVPQGGKGSLWVKSKQVLMGYYKRPELNDVVFDKNGFFDTGDIMRFNYRGELVFAGRAKDTIVLAGGENVEPVPIEDQLLNSPYVNQVMVTGHEAKHLVVLIVPDFERLKAEFSDLPDDANVWNSHPKIREIFKKEVSDRISRKTGFKSFELIPQNAFYVIPRPFDPDKEMTRTLKIKRNEILESFKKEVSDLTKN
- a CDS encoding acyl-CoA dehydrogenase family protein, with product MFLNPYLTSSDLEFYETVKDFAKERVLPSVEDRDEHGVWGDDIWKEMGNMGLLGIPVPEEFGGQGGTCLQCCIAQEAFNAGSLDGGFGLSWGAHMIIGTLPILFQGTEAQKKKYLPKLASGEWIAGLALTEPDSGSDAAAMNTFATKVDGGFILNGSKLFITNGPNGQVFIVMARTTKSRGPMGVSAFIVESHMKGFHVSKVLKKLGHNTSMTAELSFQDMFVPDENLLGPLNSGFVRIGKGTLEWERTVLVAAVPGGMEFGLELCLDYAWKRHQFGKPILSFFGVQEKIARNWAYLCASRRLIYFVANKKDQDPTASLPFESSALKVFVTETAEELASDAVQIHGGMGYMRECHVSRQYRDVRLGTIGGGTTEVQKSIISSTYKGFEKLMGVLEQSQPEEIRVKAEKILANTPEEKVLTAAKELLKAAGEHSDRKKKQALEFGFADLAVFVTTVQLGFWDTANSTSEYKSEDRQRDLKILTFYAGCRFFKSVHFLKELDAEKTKNLMRLFSELPSVEKEVADCVEFLKNGVLGAQLA
- a CDS encoding MaoC family dehydratase: MYERGKTYDEIQIGDKGSFTKTITETDIYLFAGISGDFNPLHVDEEYAKTTAFGTRIAHGGLAASLLAPVLGMKLPGLGTVALETLTKFRKPVYPGDTITCTVTVKEKIPRLKAVSMNIEWTNQKKETIGKGECKVLPPSAQA
- a CDS encoding thiolase C-terminal domain-containing protein; translated protein: MSFPVLLGVADSTTKDFLEDEYKSWSGSQKVFQHYRKSINTLLDFLGMKNETLSSEITDFVSIEAASLGKGGYGHTVRIANELGYTGMKAHVIDLGGASVTGAIGQARTILVDNPDAVVLVAAADIPKSAFRQVSDLKMVNETVCHPEFELDNGATLIAMYGLMMKRMMFEDGISLDDLKEITQKFRSNAIGNPRAFYYGQEITEKQMSRPISDPYPTPMIAIVTDHGFATILVSEKKAEEWKSKGLIRKDLKPLHLVGASHAAHSEYFILKGGFDSPSGNSAERLFAQSGYQREEVDYAWIYDCFPGQVIQQSAQYFKLGKKEVVNALKTSSLKLSNGKQIPINQMGGILNYQAAMSISAATGLVDIAVQYGLYAQSADIGKVQAYSPSLALLGGNGGIDSINSIALFSSERPSSDRKSRSPVISPLTLNKPGADIGEEGVVWSSTTVNMNPGFSWKPPYSLALIKLAENRFVLANIHEKDGTMRKSGDELQYDRTRVKIEKEGRRWKAVLL